In Lolium perenne isolate Kyuss_39 chromosome 5, Kyuss_2.0, whole genome shotgun sequence, the sequence ACATCTGTATAATATCTCATATGTATATTCAACTTACCCATCTGCGGAAGTGGATTACCCCATGATGTATCATTATTAGTTTATCATACCTGTGTTCATGAAACTAGCTACTCAACTAGATTTGCTCTCATGTTTGTTGGTTGGTTTGTTTGTCTATGGTACCAGCACCTAGAATTGGAAACTGGGTGCCACTCGATAAATTGCATATGATGCAACTTGCATTAGAATAGTAAGGGCTTGTTTGATTCATATAAGATTTTGAGAACGCAAGAATAGAGAAAACATAGGATTGGGATGGCATGTCCTCTCCAATCCTACACGATGAGAAATCTACAGGATTTTGGATCCATGAGCGTTTAATTGcacaagaaaatcaaataaattgTAAAAAGAGGTTGCACAAGAAATATCAAAGAAATTGTAAAAAGAGGTTGCAGTGAAGGGAAATTTTGCGGGAAAAGAGAGCTTTCATATATTATGGCTAACATGTTTTACAGCTTCATTCTCAACAATCTCTGCCACAACTGGACAGACATGCCCCATCCAGTAGTAGTCTTGACTAGAAAATCTAGCTACATCAGCAAGCATATGAGCTGCCTTGTTACTCTCTTCCTATTTTCACAACTTCAAACTGAAAACAACTATCCTGGATCATATTAATCTCCTCATACAACTTCCAGATACGAGATCAGCCCTGGTTTCAAAGGAAATTTTGCAGTGAAGGGAAATTTTCCTTCAATACTGGGCAAATGAATCCGTTATAGTAATTTCAAAGGATTGCAATCCTATGGATCCAACAACCGTTGTAGAAAAAAAAATCCTATGAACCCAAATTTTACAATAATCCTACACTTTTTTTTGAATCAAACAACCCCTAAATTTGTTAATAATCTGCTCGTTATGGCCCATCATCCTTTATTGCAGAAGCTCGCCGACGGGTGCAACATCCAGGTGCCCATGGAGGTCGTCAAGTGAGACCGTTCAGTCTCGTCTCTTACTCAGTTGCTCATTGCTCTTGTTGACCATGGCCTGAACTGTGTGCTTCCGGTTGGTGCCTGTGTTGTTAGTTTGATTGACGACGGGAAGAACCCCGATGAGTTCACCAGGGACGTGCTCAACAGCTGCATCGCCAAGAACCAGATCACCAAGGGCAAGACTGACGCTTTCAAGGTATGGATGCCTCAACTTGCTGTTTAAACTTTTGTGGCAAAGTTGACCCATGGACCAAAAGCATACCGATAGATATGATCGATACAATTTGTTTCATTGGATCAAGACTAGTGAGAAAGCATCTTGGTATATTTCTTTTTTCATTTATGGAAACAGCAATTAGTACTGCTGATCGCATTAAAATGAAATACTGATTTTGATATGAGAGGACATTGGTGTAATTTCAAGGGGATAAAATATGTGTGCCCCTAAAAAGGGAACCTACATGTTGTGGTTTCTAGTATATCTTTACATATAGTGTCATCCAAAGTTCTGAACCACAAAAGGAAATACATGTTGTCTTTCATGAATTTAGCCTTCCTGTATGCTATACAGTtgcacactccctctacatccACTTAAATTTGTTAAGGTATACTGACTATGGCAATCAGTTGTTAAGTATGCTTTTCATTTTCGAAACTTTCACTGGTGTTACTCATGTTGACTGCTATTTATCTGCTCCAATCAATTTTAGGTGAGTATGGGGCAGGGTTTGTTGTATTGTCGATGCAGATTCTTGTCTATGTATTATCTAGCTGTATAAGAATGGGTAAATGGCAATTTTGTATCCAATACCTGTATAGCATTTATTGAATAGATGTATATCTGTAAGCCCCTCCTTTGTTTAGCGTTAGTCATGATTTATCACCGTTGTGTATAGTTGTGAATTCAATTTGTGATATAACCCTCTTGGCTGTGACAAGTGGGGTAATTCAACTATTGGTGTGGTCATTGTTACTTTGTACTTCTGCACTTGTTTTGAGCTTTGGGTTAATTTCTCCAAATTTCTCCTGTCATTTTCCTTGTATGGTGTAGTGGGGTCCCAACTCCCGTGTATTCAGTGTGACTATGTGTGCTGATATTTGTCATGAAAACCTGACAAAAAATGATATAGTACAAGAGCTAACTATTCTGATTCTTTGGTTAGTCTTTCATAAGAACTTCAATATGAGCTAAATGACAAAATAATATTGTAAATCTTTTTGTTTCAGAGTCTGAGGAAGCATCTTCTTGAGGAGCTTGAAGAAGCTTTTCCTGAAGACGTTGAAGCATACAGGCAGATACGTGCTACTTCTGCTGCTGTAAGTTGAAATATGCCgcctcactacaggaatggcgcgctgcgccgacggccgtggcgtacgccgacggccaaatgtcggggccgtcggcgtactgcCCGGTCAGCCCAGCTGCTCGAAGCGCCCCTCGGCGTATAGCGCCCCTCGGCGTATGACacgctatgccgagggtggccctcggcgtatcggCGGCCCTCGGCATAGGTTGAGGGTGCGACCCCGTCCCATCGCCCCGCGGCCATGCCCTAACTGGACCTTGACGGCGTGaagcctatgccgagggccaccgtCGGCGTAGCTGAAGCCAATTTCTCCCGCCGAATCCTCCCGCCCCTCCCGCCAAAATGACGTCAGCTGTCTAGCCTATGCCGAGGGGCACAGTCGGCTTAGCATccatcttttttttcctttttcccgcccatttctcccgcccaatctttcccgccaatttttcccgccattttctCCCGCCAGCTTTTctcgccgtttcagcccctcgcctccctatatatacccatgtgTTCTTCTCCAACAAAACACCACCACCAGCATGGTGTGGTGGTGTTTGTCTAATGTTGTACCCCCGGGGTctttcggctacacgcacatgcgctgacggcacttaGGCATGTCCTGGACGTATAGGGCAGAACTCACCGGTGGGGTGAACCGGAGGAAAACCTTAGATAGCATGGATCCATACTTGCCACCACATGacctaaaacaaaggaaaaaagtccattgctaaccctaactctaaccctaaccctaaccctaggggtagatttgcggggtccccgccccctagggtttccctagatacaaaccaccggagcgtccgaatcgctggaaactcctgctacggctcatccggggcctatttcattccaaacctatggtttccatgtgcatatgtcctaaacaaagcaaagaaattaaaaaaatccattggtgaaccctcgcacgaaaaaagctataggggtagatctgcaaggtccccggcctagggtttcccaagatacagatcaccggagcgtcggaatcgcttgaaaacttgcatttgtccctaacatatgtgtac encodes:
- the LOC139830024 gene encoding mediator of RNA polymerase II transcription subunit 10b-like; the encoded protein is MAHHPLLQKLADGCNIQVPMEVVNLIDDGKNPDEFTRDVLNSCIAKNQITKGKTDAFKSLRKHLLEELEEAFPEDVEAYRQIRATSAAESKRLAQSQSVLPNGDSKVKAEH